The Streptomyces sp. NBC_00162 sequence AGGGTCAGCGCCTCGCGCTCGTCGAACCGCCGGTTCTCGTCGAACGTACGGGGTTCCCGGATCGGGCAGGGTGAGGCCAGCCGGCCCGGGCGCCGGTCGTCCTCCCACTCCCCGTCCACCGCCCAGTCGTCGTCGGCCTCCGGGCGCGGGGTGACCAGGGGCATCAGCCCGCCATGGGGGCCCGCTGGGCCGTCGCCGACCGTCGTGACGAACGTCCGGTACTCCTCGGGCAGCCGGATGCCGTGCTCCACCTCGAAGGCCCGGACCTCCGCCTCCGGAAGCGGCGCGGCCAGCTCGTACCGGAGGACCTTCGCGCGCAGCCGCACCCGTACGGCGTCCGCATCCCAGTCACTCATCCCGCGACCGTACCAAGGACCGCATTGCGGACGCCGGACGCCGTCCACCGGCCGGAATCGGCCGACGCGGCCCTGGCGGTCTGGACCATTGCCTCGGCAGACTCGCCCCATGTCGCCTCAGACCCAGCAGTGGACCCCGATCCACGGCCTGCCGTACCGTCCCGCCCCCTACCGGCCCGAGCGGATGCCGGGCGAGGAATCCCTCGCGCGGGCCGCCGAGTTGCGGGCGCGGATGGACGAGCGGCGGACCGTGCGCAGCTTCTCCCCCGACCCCGTGCCCGAGCAGGTGGTCCGGGACGCCATCGCGTGCGCCGCGACCGCCCCATCCGGGGCGCACCAGCAGCCCTGGACCTTCGTCCTCGTCAAGGACCCGGCGGTGCGGCGGCAGATCCGCGACGCCGCCGAGCAGGAGGAGGTGCTCTCGTACGACGGCCGGCTCGGCGACGAGTGGCTCGCGGCCCTGCGCCCCCTCGGCACGGACGCCGTGAAGACCCACCTGACGGACGCCCCGGCCCTGATCGTGGTCTTCCAGCAGCGCTACTGGCTCGGCCCCGACGGCACGAAGCGCAAGCACTACTACGTCGACGAGTCGGTCGGCATCGCGGTCGGCATGCTGCTCTCCGCCCTGCACCTGTCGGGCCTGGCGGCCCTGATCCACACGCCGAGCCCGATGCGTTTCCTCTCCCACGTCCTGGACCGCCCCGAGAACGAGAAGGCCTTCGCGGTCATCCCGGTCGGCTACCCGGCGGACGACTGCGAGGTCCCCGACCTGGTCCGCAAGTCCCTGGACCAGGTGATCGTCGAGGTCTGACCGGGCCGCGAACTGGAACCGCCCCCGCTCCGGACTTGGGGGTACCGGAGCGGGGGCGGGGTTCAGCGGGGCAGGGATCAGCCCATGTGGGGGTAGCCGTACTCGGTCGGCGCGACCAGGGTCTCCTTGATGGAGCGGGTCGACGTCCAGCGCTGCAGGTTGGTCGCCGCGCCGGCCTTGTCGTTCGTGCCCGAGGCACGGCCGCCGCCGAAGGGCTGCTGGCCGACGACGGCGCCGGTGGACTTGTCGTTGATGTAGAAGTTGCCCGCCGCGAAGCGGAGCTTCTCCATCGCGTCCGCCGCCGCGTAGCGGTCCGCCGCGATGATCGAGCCGGTCAGGGCGTACGCCGAGACGGACTCCATCTGGGCCAGCATCGCGTCGAAGTCGGCGTCCTCGTAGACGTGGATCGCCAGGATCGGACCGAAGTACTCGGTCGTGAAGACCTCGTTCTCCGGGTCGGTGCACGCGATGACGGTCGGGCGGACGAAGTAGCCCTCCGAGTCGTCGTACGTGCCGCCCGCGACGATCTCGCAGGTCGGGTCGGCGATGGCACGGTCGATCGCGGCCTTGTTCTTGGCGAAGGACCGCTCGTCGATGACGGCGCCGATGAAGTTGGTCAGGTCGCGGACGTCACCCATGGCGATGCCGTTGACCTCGGCCGCGAAGGCCTCCTTGAAGCCGTCGTTCCAGATCGAGGCCGGGACGTAGGCGCGCGAGGACGCCGAGCACTTCTGGCCCTGGAACTCGAAGGAGCCGCGGGTCAGCGCGGTCTTCAGGATCGCGCGGTCCGCGGACGGGTGCGCGACGACGAAGTCCTTGCCGCCGGTCTCGCCGACCAGCCGCGGGTAGGACTTGTACTTCTCGATGTTGTTGCCGACCGTCTTCCACAGGTACTGGAAGGTCTTGGTCGAGCCGGTGAAGTGGATGCCGGCCAGCTCGGGGTGGTTCAGGGCCACCTCGGACACGGCGATGCCGTCGCCCGTCACCAGGTTGATGACGCCCTTCGGCAGGCCGGCCTCCTCCAGGAGCTCCATCAGGAGGACCGCGGAGTGGGTCTGCGTCGGGGACGGCTTCCACAGGACCACGTTGCCCATCAGGGCGGGGGCGGTCGGCAGGTTGCCGGCGATGGCCGTGAAGTTGAACGGCGTGATCGCGTAGACGAAGCCCTCGAGCGGGCGGTGGTCGCTGCGGTTCCACACGCCGGCGGAGTTCGCGACCGGCTGCTCGGCCAGGATCTGGCGGGCGAAGTGGACGTTGAAGCGCCAGAAGTCGACGAGCTCGCACGGGGTGTCGATCTCGGCCTGCTGGGCGGTCTTCGACTGGCCCAGCATGGTCGAGGCGGCGAGCTTCTCGCGCCACGGGCCGGACAGCAGCTCCGCGGCGCGCAGGATGATCGCGGCGCGGTCGTCGAAGGACATCGAGCGCCAGGCCGGGGCGGCGGCGAGGGCGGCGTCGACGGCCTCCTGCGCGTCTGCCTGGGTGGCGTTGGCGTAGGTGCCGAGCACCGACTTGTGGTCGTGCGGCTGGACCACGTCGAAACGCTCGCCGCCGCCCATCCGCTTGACGCCGTTGATCGTCATCGGGAGGTCGATCGGGTTCTCGGACAGCTGCTTGAGCTGCACTTCGAGCCGCGCGCGCTCCGGGGTTCCGGGGGCGTACGAGTGGACCGGCTCGTTGACCGGAGCGGGGACCTGGGTCACAGCATCCATGGGGCTGGTAACTCCTTGACCTAGTTCTTGGCTAGTTCTTGGTGATCATCGAGCGGAGGAAGAACAGCAGGTTGGCCGGCTTCTCCGCGAGGCGGCGCATGAAGTAGCCGTACCAGTCGGTCCCGTACGCGGTGTAGACCCGCATCCGGTGGCCCTCGGCGGCCAGCCGCAGGTGCTCTTCGCTGCGGATGCCGTACAGCATCTGGAACTCGTACTCGTCCAGTTTGCGCCCGGCCTGGCGGGCGAGCTCCTGGCCGATGGCGATGAGCCGCGGGTCGTGGGACCCGATCATCGGGTAGCCCTCGCCGTCCATCAGGATCTTCATGATCCGGACGTACGCCTTGTCGATCTCGGCCTTGTCCTGGTACGCGACCTCGGCGGGCTCCTTGTAGGCGCCCTTCACGATCCGGACGCGGCTGCCGGAGTCGGCCAGCCGGCGGGCGTCGGCCTCCGTGCGGAAGAGGTAGGCCTGGATGACGCAGCCGGTCTGCGGGAAGTCCCGGCGCAGCTCCTCGTGGATGGCGAACATCGAGTCGAGGGTGGTGTGGTCCTCGGCGTCCAGCGTCACGGTGGTGCCGATGGCGGCGGCGGCCTCGACCACCGGGCGGACGTTGGCCAGCGCGAGCTCGTGGCCGCCTTCCAGCGCCTGGCCGAACATCGACAGCTTGACCGACATCTCGACGGTCTCGCCGAGGCCGAGCTCCGCGAGGCGCTCGATGAGCTGGAGGTAGGCGTCCCGCGCGGCGTGCGACTGCGCCACCTCGGTGATGTCCTCGCCGACGACGTCGAGGGTGACCTCCAGGCCGCTGCGCGTGAGGTCCTCGACGATCGGGATCACCTGGTCGACCGTCTCACCGGGGATGAACCGGTTCACCACGGGCTTGGTCACCGGGGCGGCAGAGACGATACGACGCATCTTGTCGCTGCGCGAAGCGGCGAGGATCACGGGACCCAGCACGGGGGCACCTCCAACGGGTGGCGGAAGAAAAGCGCAAGTAAAACCACCGTGAAACCTAAGGATCGGTTTGATCCTCTGCCATCGACAGCTGTCACGCATCCGTGGCCCGGATCTCATACATCTGTCTGAAGAGCGGGCGCGCGGGTGGGAGAATGTCTGGGTGAAGGGCGATTACCAGGACCTGGTGGACGAGATCTCGGCGCTGCTCGGCGCCCCGGCGACGCTGGAGAACCGGGACTTCCGCCTCATCGCCTTCGGCGCGCACGACAGCGACGACGACGCGGCGATGGACCCGGTACGGACCCGCTCGATCCTGACCCGGCAGTCGACGGCGGCCGTCCGGTCCTGGTTCGAGGGCTTCGGCATCGCCCGCGCCACGGGGCCGGTGCACATCCCGGCGGCGCCCGAGGCCGGGGTCTTCCGGGGGCGGATCTGCCTGCCGGTGCGCTGCCGGGGCATCGTGCAGGGCTACGTGTGGCTCCTCGACCAGGATCCCGGCCCGGGTCCGGCGGAGCTGGCCGCGGCCTTGGAGGTGGCCCAGCGCATCGGGGTCCTGCTCGACGAGGAGGCTAAGGCGGGGGCCGACCTGTCGCGGGAGTTCCTGGCGGTGCTCACGGCCGGACGGGGCTGGCAGCAGGACATGGCGGTGGCCGCGCTGCGGGTCGCCCTGGGCCCGGCCGCGGAAGGGCTGCACGCGGCGGTGTGCGTGGCGCCGTGGTCCGGGGAGGCTCCGGCTTCGGTGCCGGGCGCGGCGGCGGTGTGCGTCGTACCGCGGCCGGGCCACGAGGGCGGGGCCGGCGGGGGCCTGGCGCTGGCGGTCCTGCTCCGGCTGCGCTCGACGGACGCGCTGGCTCCGGCCCTGACGGCGGTGGCCCGGCTGCTGCCGCGTTCGGCGGGTACGGGGGGCACGGCGGGCACTGCGGGTACGCCCGGCGCGGTGACCGCCGGGGTCGCCGAACCCGTCCGGGTCCTGTCGGAGTTGCCCGCCGCCTGGGCGCAGGCCGTCGCCGCGGCCCGGGCGGCCGCCGCGCAGCCCCGGTTCGGCCCCGTCGCCCGCTGGTCGGCGATCGGCCCGTACCGGCTGCTGGCGGCCCTGGCCGCCGACCCGGTGGACGACCCGGCGACGCGCGCCCTGCTGGGCCCGGCCCACCGCGAACTCGCCCGTACGGCAGAGGTGTTCCTGGACTGCGCCGGCCAGGCTGGCCGCGCGGCGGCGGCCCTGGGCATCCACCGGCAGACGCTGTACTACCGCCTCGCCAGGGTGGAGCAGCTGACCGGCCTCGACCTGGACGAGGGCGAGGACCGGCTGTTGCTGCACATGGCCCTCAAGGCCGCCCGCCTGGCCTGAGGTTCCCCTCCCCCGGAGGTCCCTAAGGGGATTCCCCGATGTCCGCACGGCGGTCGGTCGCCTACCGTCGCGAGCAGTTGACTACGGAGGCCCGATGAAGGCGATCGTCCAAGACCGGTACGGGTCCGCGCCGCCGCGGTCAACGCGCGCGACTGGCACCTGATGCGGGGCGACCCGTACGTGGCCCGCCTGGTCCTCGGGCTGACCCGGCCGAAGGAACGGATCCGCGGCACGGACTTCGCGGGCGTGGTGGAAGCGGTGGGCCGGGACGTGACGCGGCTGCGCCCCGGTGACGAGGTGTTCGGCGAGGCCGACGGGGCGTTCGCCGAGTACGTGTGCGCCTCGCAGGACGTGGTCGGCGCGAAGCCGTCCAACCTGACGTTCGAGCAGGCCGCCGCGGTGCCGCTGGCGGGGAACACCGCCCTGATGGGTCTGCGCGATCTGGGACGGGTGCGACCGGGACAGCGGGTCCTGGTCAACGGCGCTTCGGGCGGCGTGGGGACGTTCGCCGTTCAGATCGCCAAGGCGTTCGGCGCGGAGGTGACCGGCGTGTGCAGCACGAAGAACGCGGACCTGGTCCGCTCGCTCGGCGCGGACCACGTCATCGACTACACCCGCGAGGACTTCACCCGCAACGGGCCGCGGTACGACGTGGTGTTCGACCTGGTCGGGAACCGTTCGCTGGCCCTGTCCCGGTTCGCCGGCCGGCAGCGGCTGCTCGTGCTGACGGCGGAGCCGAAGCGGGAGAACCTGGAGGCGCTGACGGAGCTCGTCGAGCGCGGGGACGTCTCCCCGGTGGTCGACCGGACGTACCCGCTCGGCGAGGCCGCCGAGGCCATCCGGTACCTCGAAGTGGAGCACGCCCGC is a genomic window containing:
- a CDS encoding SMI1/KNR4 family protein translates to MSDWDADAVRVRLRAKVLRYELAAPLPEAEVRAFEVEHGIRLPEEYRTFVTTVGDGPAGPHGGLMPLVTPRPEADDDWAVDGEWEDDRRPGRLASPCPIREPRTFDENRRFDEREALTLGTLVLAEQGCGTYTRLILNGPLAGQVWYLDQDFGTCVTESPDFRTWYTDWLEK
- a CDS encoding nitroreductase family protein; this encodes MSPQTQQWTPIHGLPYRPAPYRPERMPGEESLARAAELRARMDERRTVRSFSPDPVPEQVVRDAIACAATAPSGAHQQPWTFVLVKDPAVRRQIRDAAEQEEVLSYDGRLGDEWLAALRPLGTDAVKTHLTDAPALIVVFQQRYWLGPDGTKRKHYYVDESVGIAVGMLLSALHLSGLAALIHTPSPMRFLSHVLDRPENEKAFAVIPVGYPADDCEVPDLVRKSLDQVIVEV
- the pruA gene encoding L-glutamate gamma-semialdehyde dehydrogenase → MDAVTQVPAPVNEPVHSYAPGTPERARLEVQLKQLSENPIDLPMTINGVKRMGGGERFDVVQPHDHKSVLGTYANATQADAQEAVDAALAAAPAWRSMSFDDRAAIILRAAELLSGPWREKLAASTMLGQSKTAQQAEIDTPCELVDFWRFNVHFARQILAEQPVANSAGVWNRSDHRPLEGFVYAITPFNFTAIAGNLPTAPALMGNVVLWKPSPTQTHSAVLLMELLEEAGLPKGVINLVTGDGIAVSEVALNHPELAGIHFTGSTKTFQYLWKTVGNNIEKYKSYPRLVGETGGKDFVVAHPSADRAILKTALTRGSFEFQGQKCSASSRAYVPASIWNDGFKEAFAAEVNGIAMGDVRDLTNFIGAVIDERSFAKNKAAIDRAIADPTCEIVAGGTYDDSEGYFVRPTVIACTDPENEVFTTEYFGPILAIHVYEDADFDAMLAQMESVSAYALTGSIIAADRYAAADAMEKLRFAAGNFYINDKSTGAVVGQQPFGGGRASGTNDKAGAATNLQRWTSTRSIKETLVAPTEYGYPHMG
- a CDS encoding proline dehydrogenase family protein; this encodes MLGPVILAASRSDKMRRIVSAAPVTKPVVNRFIPGETVDQVIPIVEDLTRSGLEVTLDVVGEDITEVAQSHAARDAYLQLIERLAELGLGETVEMSVKLSMFGQALEGGHELALANVRPVVEAAAAIGTTVTLDAEDHTTLDSMFAIHEELRRDFPQTGCVIQAYLFRTEADARRLADSGSRVRIVKGAYKEPAEVAYQDKAEIDKAYVRIMKILMDGEGYPMIGSHDPRLIAIGQELARQAGRKLDEYEFQMLYGIRSEEHLRLAAEGHRMRVYTAYGTDWYGYFMRRLAEKPANLLFFLRSMITKN
- a CDS encoding PucR family transcriptional regulator codes for the protein MKGDYQDLVDEISALLGAPATLENRDFRLIAFGAHDSDDDAAMDPVRTRSILTRQSTAAVRSWFEGFGIARATGPVHIPAAPEAGVFRGRICLPVRCRGIVQGYVWLLDQDPGPGPAELAAALEVAQRIGVLLDEEAKAGADLSREFLAVLTAGRGWQQDMAVAALRVALGPAAEGLHAAVCVAPWSGEAPASVPGAAAVCVVPRPGHEGGAGGGLALAVLLRLRSTDALAPALTAVARLLPRSAGTGGTAGTAGTPGAVTAGVAEPVRVLSELPAAWAQAVAAARAAAAQPRFGPVARWSAIGPYRLLAALAADPVDDPATRALLGPAHRELARTAEVFLDCAGQAGRAAAALGIHRQTLYYRLARVEQLTGLDLDEGEDRLLLHMALKAARLA